In Waddliaceae bacterium, the following are encoded in one genomic region:
- a CDS encoding HU family DNA-binding protein produces MATVTKKKLINDIAQKNNINPADVRTVVQAFLDNITECLAEGDRLEFRDFGVFEVVLRKQKIGRNPKNASVPIIIPARNSVKFTSGKKMRILIEGSTKSDVMDKYATDTSKKLEEVGVKTW; encoded by the coding sequence ATGGCAACAGTGACAAAGAAGAAATTAATAAACGATATAGCACAAAAAAATAACATCAACCCAGCAGATGTTAGAACCGTTGTACAGGCGTTTCTTGATAATATAACAGAATGCCTAGCAGAAGGTGACAGACTAGAATTTAGGGACTTTGGCGTCTTTGAAGTCGTTCTTCGCAAGCAAAAAATTGGCCGTAACCCTAAAAACGCTTCAGTGCCTATCATTATACCAGCACGTAACTCCGTGAAATTCACTTCAGGGAAAAAGATGCGTATCCTCATCGAAGGATCAACGAAATCTGACGTTATGGATAAATACGCTACAGATACTAGTAAAAAACTCGAAGAAGTCGGCGTAAAAACTTGGTGA
- a CDS encoding tyrosine--tRNA ligase → MENVIDILKERGFIDAMTGEEVRDLLQAPIKIYSGFDPTAESLHIGNLVPLIGLAWFQRCGHTPVALIGGATGMIGDPSGKSKERVLLDEEAIKRNVAGITKDVETVLSRHSDVAKPLIVNNLDWFGGINFIAFLRDIGKNFRMGTMLAKESVKSRLNSDEGLSFTEFSYQVLQAYDFYHLAENEDIVIQLGGSDQWGNITAGTELIRKIGTKKAAGITFPLLNRSDGKKFGKSEEGTIWLSPEKLQPYDFYQYLVRIHDDDVIKLMKLLTFMDLEEIRRYESSMEDNDYIPNTAQKRLAEEVTRIVHGEEGVTKALRATEAAAPGAKTVLDAKTLESIAADIPSAEADAKDVIGEKVLDIMVQTGFLGSKGEGRRLIRNKGVYVNNVVVEDENTIIEEKHLIEGRMFLIAAGKKRKILITIRGL, encoded by the coding sequence ATGGAAAATGTTATAGATATTTTGAAAGAGCGCGGCTTCATCGACGCGATGACCGGCGAAGAGGTCCGTGACCTATTGCAAGCTCCAATAAAAATATATTCAGGCTTCGATCCTACCGCCGAAAGTCTACATATCGGAAACCTCGTTCCACTTATCGGATTAGCATGGTTTCAACGATGCGGACATACACCAGTAGCATTAATAGGAGGAGCAACAGGGATGATAGGCGACCCCTCAGGGAAAAGCAAAGAACGCGTACTCCTCGATGAAGAAGCTATAAAACGTAACGTCGCTGGTATCACAAAAGATGTCGAAACTGTCTTGTCACGACATAGCGACGTCGCCAAGCCGCTTATCGTCAATAACCTCGACTGGTTCGGCGGCATAAATTTTATAGCTTTCCTACGCGATATCGGAAAAAACTTCCGTATGGGAACAATGCTCGCCAAAGAAAGCGTCAAAAGTAGACTCAACTCCGACGAAGGCCTGAGCTTCACAGAGTTCAGCTACCAGGTTCTTCAGGCGTACGACTTCTATCACCTCGCCGAGAATGAAGATATCGTTATACAGCTAGGCGGAAGCGACCAGTGGGGGAATATCACCGCAGGGACGGAGCTTATCAGGAAAATAGGGACGAAAAAAGCCGCAGGGATAACATTCCCACTGCTAAACCGTAGCGATGGAAAGAAATTCGGGAAAAGTGAGGAAGGGACGATATGGCTTTCACCAGAAAAACTACAGCCATATGATTTCTATCAGTATCTCGTACGTATCCACGACGACGACGTCATAAAGCTTATGAAGCTGCTGACATTCATGGATTTAGAGGAGATACGCCGCTATGAGAGCTCTATGGAAGATAACGATTATATCCCCAATACAGCACAAAAACGCCTCGCAGAAGAAGTTACTCGTATCGTCCACGGAGAAGAAGGAGTAACAAAAGCACTGAGAGCCACAGAAGCAGCAGCGCCAGGGGCAAAGACCGTCCTCGACGCAAAAACACTAGAAAGTATCGCCGCAGATATCCCCAGCGCCGAAGCCGATGCCAAAGATGTAATAGGGGAAAAAGTCCTCGATATCATGGTACAGACAGGATTCCTCGGAAGTAAAGGCGAAGGACGTAGGCTTATAAGAAATAAAGGTGTATACGTTAACAATGTCGTCGTCGAAGATGAAAACACCATAATCGAAGAAAAACACCTAATAGAAGGTAGGATGTTCCTCATCGCTGCAGGAAAAAAGCGTAAAATCCTTATAACAATAAGAGGATTATAG
- a CDS encoding Nif3-like dinuclear metal center hexameric protein — MITLQEFYQYLTQLLESTPVEDYCPNGIQVEGSKEIKTFATAVSASLPTIQSAVDLGVDALVVHHGMFWKFDTMSVEGVKREKLRLLIENNITLIGYHLPLDMHQEYGNNWKAAKDLGMKDLEPFGVYNGTAIGVQGAFDAISREAFIEKLEEYYGHNAATALGGKETVSTAAIVSGGAHGNISDAIKAEVDCFITGSFDEYIWNIAHEEKINFCALGHTATERVGPQALGKHLADTFDIKHSFIDTINPF, encoded by the coding sequence ATGATTACATTACAAGAATTTTATCAGTATCTTACACAACTTCTTGAAAGCACTCCCGTCGAAGATTATTGCCCCAACGGCATACAAGTCGAAGGCTCTAAAGAGATAAAAACCTTCGCCACTGCCGTCTCAGCAAGCTTGCCGACGATACAAAGTGCCGTAGATCTTGGCGTCGACGCCCTCGTCGTACACCACGGCATGTTCTGGAAATTTGACACCATGAGCGTCGAAGGAGTAAAAAGAGAAAAACTTAGACTCCTCATCGAAAACAACATTACACTAATAGGTTATCATCTTCCTCTCGATATGCACCAAGAATACGGCAACAACTGGAAGGCAGCGAAAGACCTCGGCATGAAAGATCTCGAACCGTTCGGCGTGTATAATGGCACTGCCATAGGCGTACAAGGTGCTTTCGACGCCATAAGCCGCGAGGCCTTCATAGAAAAACTAGAAGAATATTACGGACACAACGCGGCAACAGCATTGGGCGGAAAAGAAACCGTATCAACAGCAGCAATAGTGTCTGGAGGCGCCCACGGGAACATATCCGACGCAATAAAGGCAGAAGTCGATTGTTTCATAACAGGAAGCTTCGACGAATATATCTGGAACATCGCACACGAAGAGAAAATAAACTTCTGCGCATTAGGACATACAGCAACAGAACGTGTAGGACCTCAAGCCCTAGGAAAACACCTCGCCGATACGTTCGATATAAAACATTCCTTCATCGACACAATAAATCCATTTTAA
- the rpiA gene encoding ribose 5-phosphate isomerase A: MDIKELLGTESAALIEDGMVVGLGTGTTATAFIESLSERCRGGLRITAVATSEATADLARSLGITLVSIEDVDNIDIVVDGADEVDDNKRIIKGGGGALLREKIVATMSKRVVIIVEEDKRVENLGAFGLPVEIVPFGYKATIEKLVSLGYSAELRNDNGEAFVTDGGNYIVDITFDEPLRSPEDDNIKIISVVGVIETGFFFGIADAILVGYHDGHTEII; encoded by the coding sequence ATGGATATCAAAGAACTATTAGGGACGGAGTCAGCGGCGCTCATCGAAGATGGCATGGTTGTTGGCCTTGGGACTGGTACAACAGCGACGGCTTTCATCGAGAGCCTTAGCGAGCGTTGCCGTGGCGGCCTCAGAATCACTGCAGTAGCGACGTCAGAAGCAACGGCAGATCTTGCGCGGTCGCTAGGGATCACTCTTGTTAGCATCGAGGATGTTGACAACATTGACATCGTTGTCGACGGTGCCGATGAAGTCGACGACAATAAGCGTATAATAAAAGGCGGTGGCGGAGCGCTTCTTCGCGAGAAAATCGTCGCTACTATGAGCAAAAGGGTTGTAATCATTGTCGAAGAAGACAAGCGCGTCGAGAATCTCGGTGCTTTCGGCCTTCCTGTTGAGATAGTACCTTTCGGATACAAAGCCACGATAGAAAAACTTGTCTCTCTAGGTTATTCCGCGGAACTTCGTAATGATAACGGAGAAGCTTTCGTCACTGATGGTGGAAATTATATCGTCGACATTACTTTCGATGAACCTTTGCGTTCCCCTGAAGATGACAACATTAAAATCATAAGCGTCGTAGGCGTCATAGAGACGGGGTTTTTCTTCGGTATTGCTGACGCTATCTTAGTAGGATATCACGACGGACACACTGAAATTATATAA
- a CDS encoding bifunctional nuclease family protein: protein METALTPLTFEKILQTKTYTAIIIKAPTKSFAIYVEPTVGMHIQSSMLDTKKPRPHTHDMMTMIFKGLGVKMKHVVINDLQDSIYYARMVLEQTFESSARHIVEVDARPSDCITLALFNNIPVFCTQNVVDNALAFEE from the coding sequence ATGGAAACAGCGCTGACTCCCCTTACTTTCGAGAAGATACTACAAACAAAGACGTATACTGCAATAATTATTAAAGCTCCGACGAAGAGTTTTGCCATATACGTCGAACCTACTGTTGGAATGCATATACAGTCTTCTATGCTCGACACCAAGAAACCGCGTCCACACACTCACGATATGATGACGATGATCTTCAAAGGTCTTGGTGTCAAGATGAAACATGTCGTTATCAACGACCTCCAGGATTCTATCTACTATGCTCGCATGGTTCTAGAACAGACGTTCGAAAGTAGCGCTAGACATATCGTAGAAGTCGACGCCCGGCCCAGCGACTGTATAACTCTCGCCCTTTTTAATAATATCCCTGTCTTCTGCACGCAGAATGTCGTAGATAATGCTCTTGCTTTTGAGGAATAA
- a CDS encoding bifunctional folylpolyglutamate synthase/dihydrofolate synthase → MDYKTTVEKIFSFGARKDRKTSLETISRMSSLLGNPQHSFKAVHIAGTNGKGSTAVKIAAALYCDGYSVGTFTSPHISCYRERIVVDGAKISEDDVVTIASKILTVCEENNIEPTFFEITTALALYYFAMKNIDIAVIEAGIGGRLDPTNVITPILSVITSISIDHTAYLGNTIADIAYEKAGIIKAKTSLVLGPKALSMGIQDIAKKIEAPVIEVVGNYNDVEEENNAIAQKALEELKISMTSIKKGLKATLPCRFDIKDVDGVTVVFDIAHNPDGFQRLFKTLHRSYPERSIRAVVGLSADKDIKQCMKVVAENTCALYLVAGNNSRCVTTKTLKAVADEYAVTIERQHPTIAETMQHAITSARKHNDIVVVCGSCYIMEEPFNSV, encoded by the coding sequence GTGGACTATAAGACGACAGTAGAAAAAATCTTCTCCTTCGGTGCTCGTAAAGATCGCAAAACAAGCCTCGAGACGATATCACGGATGTCGTCTTTGCTAGGAAATCCACAACACTCCTTCAAAGCCGTCCATATCGCAGGAACTAATGGCAAAGGATCCACTGCAGTAAAAATAGCAGCAGCGTTGTATTGTGATGGTTATTCTGTAGGGACATTTACATCGCCGCATATATCATGCTACAGAGAGCGCATCGTCGTCGATGGTGCAAAAATCTCCGAAGATGACGTCGTAACAATAGCTTCGAAGATATTAACAGTATGCGAAGAGAACAACATAGAACCTACTTTCTTCGAGATAACAACAGCATTGGCATTATATTATTTCGCGATGAAAAATATCGACATCGCCGTTATAGAGGCAGGAATAGGAGGGAGACTCGACCCCACGAATGTTATAACGCCGATACTCTCGGTGATAACGTCGATAAGCATCGACCATACGGCATACCTCGGAAATACCATCGCCGATATTGCATACGAAAAAGCTGGGATAATAAAAGCCAAAACATCATTGGTGCTGGGGCCTAAGGCGCTTTCGATGGGAATACAAGATATTGCAAAGAAAATAGAAGCGCCAGTAATAGAGGTCGTAGGGAATTATAACGACGTCGAAGAAGAAAACAACGCCATAGCACAAAAAGCCCTAGAAGAACTAAAAATTTCTATGACCTCAATAAAGAAAGGTCTGAAAGCAACACTGCCATGCCGCTTCGATATTAAGGATGTCGATGGCGTTACCGTCGTCTTCGATATCGCACATAACCCCGATGGTTTTCAACGACTATTCAAAACACTACATAGGAGCTACCCAGAAAGAAGTATTCGCGCTGTGGTGGGGCTCTCAGCCGATAAAGATATTAAACAATGCATGAAAGTCGTCGCCGAAAATACCTGCGCATTATATCTCGTCGCAGGAAATAATAGCAGATGCGTTACGACCAAAACCCTTAAAGCCGTAGCTGACGAATATGCAGTCACAATAGAAAGACAGCACCCAACAATAGCAGAAACAATGCAGCACGCTATAACATCAGCACGAAAACATAACGACATCGTCGTCGTATGCGGCAGCTGCTATATCATGGAAGAACCTTTTAATAGCGTATAG
- a CDS encoding PHP domain-containing protein translates to MIIIPSYADLHCHSTCSDGVSTPEELIALAAERGLRGLSITDHDTVAAYPGALDIAERNGMKLLTGVEFSTNFQGVNVHVLGYGFPMPNPLIEEYCQKHISYREDRNAAILELLRKEGMPIELHAEGDTVLGRTHIAIAMVENGYVATTNEAFKRYIGDGRKCFVTLKASPVEKMIQVIRDAGGLAILAHPHLITPPKVADLVMKKDFDGIEGYYASLTPEQEHYWVTKAEDRGLIVTGGSDYHSEELKPKNFLGSSWVGKETFDILYNHFLKKMKEL, encoded by the coding sequence ATGATAATAATACCATCGTACGCCGACCTACATTGCCACTCGACATGCTCCGATGGTGTGTCGACACCAGAAGAACTCATCGCCCTAGCGGCAGAACGAGGACTTCGTGGGCTTTCAATAACAGACCACGACACTGTCGCCGCATATCCCGGCGCCTTAGACATCGCAGAGCGAAACGGCATGAAACTCCTTACAGGAGTGGAATTTTCTACAAACTTCCAAGGCGTCAATGTACACGTCCTTGGATATGGATTTCCAATGCCAAACCCTCTAATCGAAGAATATTGCCAGAAACATATAAGCTATCGCGAAGACCGTAACGCTGCAATACTCGAACTTCTAAGAAAAGAAGGTATGCCTATAGAACTCCATGCCGAAGGTGATACCGTTCTCGGACGTACACATATCGCCATCGCTATGGTAGAAAACGGATATGTCGCCACAACAAACGAAGCCTTCAAACGTTATATCGGTGATGGAAGGAAGTGCTTCGTGACGCTTAAAGCATCGCCGGTAGAGAAAATGATACAAGTCATCCGCGATGCTGGAGGATTGGCAATCCTAGCACACCCACACCTTATAACACCGCCAAAAGTCGCAGACTTGGTGATGAAGAAAGACTTCGATGGCATAGAAGGATACTATGCCTCACTGACGCCAGAACAAGAACATTATTGGGTGACTAAAGCCGAAGATAGAGGACTTATTGTCACTGGAGGCTCGGACTACCACAGCGAAGAACTTAAGCCAAAGAACTTCCTGGGGTCTTCGTGGGTGGGAAAAGAGACGTTCGATATCTTATATAACCACTTCCTAAAAAAAATGAAGGAACTATAG
- the murB gene encoding UDP-N-acetylmuramate dehydrogenase gives MQLPEDFNNDVLLSTMSTFGIGGPARHCVEVSSVEEMQEALRYCYDNKLRYIILGKGSNCLFDDRGFDGVIIVNKITFIEHADGVFTVGGGYSFALLGIEASKMGLSGLEFAAGIPGTVGGAVAMNAGAAGSDVSDVIVDVVHIDEKGESSLYKKEEIDFGYRHSSLQKIPGAVVAATLSLKHDPQAFNKQNEIVRYRKETQPWGERSAGCVFRNPASLSAGALIEGSFMKGAKVGGARVSNVHANFIVNEGGATCEDVFALIATIKKQVKKYYDVVLEEEIRYIPYQREEL, from the coding sequence ATGCAGCTCCCAGAAGATTTCAACAACGACGTGCTACTGAGTACGATGTCGACATTCGGCATCGGCGGACCTGCACGCCATTGTGTTGAAGTTTCTTCTGTCGAGGAAATGCAAGAGGCCTTGCGGTATTGCTACGACAACAAATTAAGATATATCATCCTAGGAAAAGGGTCTAACTGCCTCTTCGACGACCGCGGCTTCGACGGCGTCATCATCGTCAATAAGATAACATTCATAGAGCATGCCGATGGTGTCTTCACAGTAGGAGGAGGGTATAGCTTCGCACTGCTAGGAATAGAAGCTTCGAAGATGGGGCTGTCAGGGCTAGAATTCGCAGCAGGGATACCAGGGACGGTAGGAGGCGCCGTAGCTATGAACGCCGGCGCAGCAGGAAGCGATGTCAGCGACGTTATTGTCGACGTCGTACATATCGACGAAAAAGGAGAATCCTCGCTATATAAAAAAGAAGAGATCGACTTCGGATATCGACATTCTTCGCTGCAGAAAATCCCCGGCGCCGTCGTGGCGGCGACGCTCTCTTTGAAACACGACCCACAAGCTTTTAATAAACAGAACGAAATAGTACGATACCGTAAAGAAACACAGCCGTGGGGAGAGCGCTCAGCAGGGTGTGTCTTCCGCAATCCAGCGTCATTGTCTGCAGGAGCTCTTATAGAAGGGAGCTTTATGAAAGGTGCCAAAGTCGGAGGCGCAAGGGTGTCGAACGTTCATGCCAACTTCATCGTAAACGAAGGAGGCGCGACGTGTGAAGATGTCTTTGCCCTAATCGCTACGATAAAAAAACAGGTGAAAAAATATTATGACGTCGTTCTAGAAGAAGAAATACGTTATATCCCATACCAGCGAGAGGAACTATGA
- the nusB gene encoding transcription antitermination factor NusB, producing MMLPKKKSREIAFQMLFAHDVGEGIGDDITALVMEQLKVTRKDVHAARDVVEMISSKMSHIDEIITKTSVDYDFERIQRAERNILRLAIYEILYDEDIPAKVALAEAIRLCRKFSTSESVSFVNAILDAVCRKHCPGDLDDK from the coding sequence ATTATGCTGCCAAAGAAAAAATCCCGAGAAATAGCTTTTCAGATGCTCTTCGCCCATGATGTCGGCGAGGGCATCGGTGATGACATAACAGCGCTTGTCATGGAACAGCTTAAGGTTACACGAAAAGATGTCCATGCAGCACGAGATGTTGTAGAGATGATATCTTCTAAGATGTCGCATATCGATGAGATCATCACAAAGACTTCTGTCGATTACGACTTCGAGCGTATACAACGCGCAGAGCGCAATATCTTACGCCTCGCTATATACGAAATTCTTTATGATGAAGACATCCCAGCAAAAGTCGCTTTAGCAGAAGCTATACGCTTGTGCCGTAAGTTCAGCACGTCGGAGTCTGTGTCTTTTGTCAACGCCATCCTCGACGCTGTATGCCGTAAGCATTGTCCTGGCGATCTTGACGATAAATAA
- a CDS encoding TIGR00159 family protein, whose protein sequence is MLLGLFQALIPFFEIVTIAILFNFLLSFFWNTRAMDLAFGFLAFLLIFVLVSWLNLPVLEKLMFQIVNVAVFAILIIFQPELRLALAKLSFKSKKYRASTEFEHFLENIAFSVYRLAEKKVGALIVLENQETLDEYVKKSVVLNADFSSELLESVFMTTTPLHDGAVIIRNSTILSAATILPLAEDTFQVTKSMGTRHRAGLGMSQTSDAIIIVVSEESGKVSLAREGIMTRGIKVDRFKGILRSVFTVPHSMTTTLPKKKTLPQYLMSRFTNNTTKESEGSKA, encoded by the coding sequence ATGTTATTGGGACTTTTCCAAGCTTTGATACCGTTCTTTGAGATAGTGACTATCGCTATCTTGTTCAACTTCCTGCTTTCATTTTTCTGGAACACTCGTGCCATGGACCTTGCTTTTGGGTTTTTAGCGTTCCTTCTTATTTTTGTCTTGGTGAGCTGGCTCAACCTCCCTGTTTTGGAGAAGTTGATGTTCCAGATTGTAAATGTTGCTGTTTTTGCTATCCTTATCATCTTCCAGCCGGAGCTACGCCTTGCCCTTGCCAAGCTGAGTTTCAAGAGCAAGAAATACCGTGCTAGCACTGAGTTCGAGCATTTCCTTGAGAACATTGCCTTTTCGGTATACCGTCTTGCGGAGAAAAAGGTCGGCGCTCTTATTGTCCTTGAAAACCAAGAGACTCTCGACGAATACGTCAAAAAGTCTGTGGTTCTCAATGCTGACTTTTCTTCGGAGCTTTTAGAGTCGGTATTCATGACGACGACGCCTCTCCACGACGGTGCTGTCATTATAAGGAATTCAACGATACTATCGGCAGCGACGATATTACCTTTAGCGGAAGACACTTTTCAGGTTACGAAGTCTATGGGAACGCGTCATCGTGCTGGCCTTGGGATGAGTCAGACCTCCGACGCTATCATCATCGTCGTCTCCGAAGAGAGCGGCAAAGTATCTCTCGCCCGTGAGGGTATTATGACACGCGGCATCAAAGTCGACCGTTTCAAAGGGATTTTACGCAGTGTTTTCACCGTCCCTCATAGTATGACGACTACTCTGCCGAAGAAAAAAACTTTACCGCAATATCTTATGTCACGTTTCACAAACAATACCACGAAAGAAAGTGAGGGTTCCAAAGCATGA
- a CDS encoding glycosyltransferase family 4 protein, whose protein sequence is MTNVVLLKSNVANRGGVEKYTSRLADAFADRGCTVTVLTSGEPPSSSEKVSYEIVSKRRFLSYYDIVSFDRGCMSWLGSNGYDVVFGMDRHSFQTHYRAGNGVHAAYLDRRRATASSLKRLSFAVNPLHRKILSLEKSTYEGKSLRRLFTNSAMVRDEILSYYTVNPKKISVIHNGVEWSEMGNAFDLWPSERCKLLKRFGVTDESYHFLFVGGGFKRKGLDLLLRALSLLPRRDFVLSVVGADKNLKEFSSLAEDLGIGSNVHFFGARDDVIDFYKVADALVIPSNYDPFANVTVEALAMGVFVVTSKSNGGHEVITSDTGAILEDLYDAEGFAATLAMAMERPKTPSQASAIRNSVKHLDFSHQLDTIVTETLETM, encoded by the coding sequence ATGACGAACGTCGTCCTGTTAAAGAGCAATGTTGCCAATCGTGGTGGCGTTGAGAAATACACATCACGCCTTGCTGATGCTTTCGCTGATCGTGGATGTACAGTGACGGTATTGACCTCTGGCGAGCCACCGTCATCGTCGGAGAAGGTATCGTATGAGATCGTCTCCAAGAGACGTTTCCTATCATATTATGACATCGTATCTTTCGACAGAGGGTGTATGTCATGGCTCGGCAGCAATGGATATGATGTTGTCTTCGGGATGGACCGTCACAGCTTCCAGACGCACTATCGTGCCGGCAATGGCGTCCATGCTGCATATCTTGACAGGCGCCGTGCTACGGCTTCTTCGTTGAAGCGCCTTTCTTTTGCTGTAAATCCCCTTCACAGAAAAATTCTTTCTTTAGAGAAGTCTACATACGAAGGGAAGTCCTTGCGCCGTCTTTTCACAAACTCTGCTATGGTCCGCGACGAAATTTTGTCATACTATACCGTCAACCCCAAAAAAATCTCCGTCATACATAATGGCGTAGAATGGTCTGAGATGGGTAATGCCTTTGACTTATGGCCTTCGGAGCGTTGTAAGCTATTAAAGCGCTTCGGCGTTACCGACGAATCATATCATTTCCTTTTCGTCGGCGGTGGTTTTAAGCGCAAGGGTCTCGACCTTCTGCTTAGGGCGCTGTCATTATTGCCACGCCGTGACTTTGTTCTTTCTGTCGTCGGTGCCGACAAAAATCTTAAAGAGTTTTCTTCCCTTGCCGAAGATCTTGGCATTGGCAGCAATGTACATTTCTTTGGCGCTCGAGATGATGTCATAGACTTCTACAAAGTCGCCGACGCTCTTGTTATACCTTCGAACTACGATCCTTTCGCTAATGTCACCGTCGAAGCTCTTGCTATGGGGGTTTTTGTCGTGACGTCGAAGAGCAATGGCGGCCATGAAGTTATTACAAGCGATACTGGAGCTATCCTCGAAGACCTTTATGATGCCGAAGGTTTCGCTGCTACTCTTGCTATGGCGATGGAACGCCCCAAGACGCCATCGCAGGCCTCGGCGATACGTAATAGCGTCAAACATCTTGACTTTTCTCATCAGCTTGATACTATAGTCACCGAAACACTCGAAACCATGTGA
- a CDS encoding 16S rRNA (uracil(1498)-N(3))-methyltransferase: protein MPADRFFVDSTLVEGDNIVVEGQEFTHLTKAMRCGVGDTVEVVNGKGYLATATIDAVTKRHASLAIKSVEFFERPTPQVILAQAMPRLSRLDIILEKGTELGMSVLWLFHGDRSEKKSISDNQRRRITTVMVSAMKQCGRLWLPDVVEMPPISKWNGIDGTIFFGDIDPTAPLLSKAWEDRGDGDIIFAVGPESGFSDGEDKILRDLGAIGVKLHNNILRTDTASLMALSLISHFSMINDQ from the coding sequence ATGCCAGCAGATCGTTTTTTTGTCGATAGCACTCTTGTCGAAGGTGATAATATCGTCGTGGAAGGCCAGGAATTCACCCACCTTACCAAGGCTATGCGTTGCGGCGTCGGCGACACCGTCGAGGTCGTCAATGGCAAGGGTTACCTCGCCACCGCAACCATTGATGCCGTGACAAAACGTCACGCATCACTCGCCATCAAGAGCGTAGAGTTTTTCGAAAGGCCTACGCCGCAGGTAATATTGGCGCAGGCGATGCCGCGGTTAAGCCGTCTCGACATTATCCTTGAAAAAGGTACGGAGCTGGGGATGTCGGTTTTGTGGCTGTTCCACGGAGACAGGAGCGAGAAAAAGTCTATAAGCGACAATCAGCGCCGTCGTATCACGACGGTGATGGTTTCTGCTATGAAACAATGCGGCAGGTTGTGGCTTCCTGACGTCGTCGAGATGCCACCGATCAGCAAATGGAATGGCATCGACGGCACTATATTTTTCGGCGACATAGACCCTACAGCGCCTTTGCTTTCAAAAGCATGGGAAGATCGTGGCGACGGCGATATTATCTTCGCAGTAGGACCCGAGAGCGGTTTTTCCGATGGAGAAGATAAGATATTGCGGGACCTTGGCGCTATAGGCGTTAAACTCCACAATAACATCCTACGTACCGATACAGCATCCCTTATGGCGCTGAGCCTCATAAGTCATTTTTCAATGATCAATGATCAATGA
- a CDS encoding DUF192 domain-containing protein, whose product MILLLYNIRYALISTIVTMLLTTSLLASSESYGTEISLEHATTAEEIQWGLMARETLPDNTGMLFSFKKKQIQTMWSFGCLFDISVAFLDDKGTITEIHTLRAFPEKMDPSRPVNTLQDLKKYYYNDPIVVFFNKNNISSHKKTRYALEVMSGWFDDNNITVGDKLLWEKKSPQGVIISEH is encoded by the coding sequence ATGATACTTTTACTATATAATATACGATACGCCCTTATCAGCACAATAGTTACTATGCTGCTGACGACGTCGCTATTAGCGTCTTCTGAATCATATGGCACGGAAATATCGCTAGAGCATGCAACTACCGCCGAAGAGATACAGTGGGGTCTTATGGCCCGCGAAACGCTGCCAGACAATACAGGGATGCTTTTCTCCTTCAAAAAAAAACAGATACAGACAATGTGGAGCTTCGGATGTCTGTTCGACATATCGGTAGCTTTCCTCGACGACAAAGGCACCATCACAGAAATTCACACACTGCGGGCATTTCCCGAGAAGATGGACCCATCGCGTCCTGTCAACACCCTCCAAGACCTAAAAAAATACTATTACAATGACCCTATCGTCGTGTTTTTCAATAAAAACAATATATCGTCACATAAGAAGACACGCTATGCATTAGAGGTTATGTCTGGCTGGTTTGATGACAATAACATCACCGTCGGGGATAAGCTTTTATGGGAAAAAAAATCTCCTCAAGGTGTTATAATATCAGAGCATTGA